TGGAAAAGCGTATAATCCGCTATTTATCTACGGTCCAACTGGTCTTGGTAAAACTCACTTGCTTCAATCTGTAGGAAATTTTTGCTTAAACAACGGAAAAGTAGTGATTTGTATCACAAGCGAGCAGTTTATCACAGATTTTACATATCATATCAACAACCACTCAATGCAAAGATTTCGTGAAAAATACCGAAACTGCGATGTTTTGCTTATCGATGATGTGCAGTTTTTAGGTAAAACGGATAAAATTCAAGAAGAGTTTTTTCACACTTTTAACGAACTTCATTCAAAAAACGGTCAGATCGTCATGACTTCAGACCGTCAGCCAAAACACCTAAAAGGCTTTGAAGATAGACTTAGAACCCGCTTTGAATGGGGAATAATAGCCGATATCACTCCACCTGAACTTGATACTAAGATAGCCATCATTAAGAAAAAATGTGAATTTGATAAAATTTATCTGACTAAAGACGTGATCGAATATATCGCAACAAATATGGGTGATAATATCCGCGAAATCGAAAGCGCAATCATAAATTTAAATGCTTACGCAACACTCATGAGGCAAGAGATAAGCCTTGAATTTGCTAAAAATATATTAAGAGATCAGATAAAAGAGAAGCGTGAAAATATAAATTTAGAAAACATAATCGAAATAGTAAGCAAAGAGCTAAATATAAAACCAAGCGAGATAAAAAGCAAATCACGCGTGAAAAATATCGTTGAAGCAAGGCGAATCGTAATATATCTGGCTAAAAATTTAACGCCAAATTCTATGCCTCAGATAGCAAGTTACTTTAACATGAAAGATCACTCGGCAGTTAGTCACAATATCAAAAAGATAAATGAAATGATAAATGAAGATGAGTATTTTAAGATAAAAGTTGAAGAGATTAAAAACAAAATTTTGACAAAGGGATAAAATTTAAGATGAAATATGTGAATAAATGTGAAAAATCAGATTTGGTTTTAAACTATCCAAATGCTGAAATTTCAAGCTTTGAAACTGTTTTTCACATATTCATGACACCTACTACTGATACTAAAAGAAATTTAAAAAATAAAGGAAGAAAACTATGAAGGCGGTAATTAACAAAAATGCTCTTGAAAGCATAGTTACAAACACAAATCCTTACTTAGAAAAAAAGGATTTAAGCGCTATAACTTCTCACATATATATCTGCGCTAAAGATGGAATTTTAAATATAAAAGCCACAGATCACGAGATAGGTCTTGCATATAAACTAAGTAATGTAAAGATAATGGATGAAGGAAACGCAACCGCAAACGGTAAAAAACTGCTTGACATTATAAGAAGCTTAAAAGACGAAGAGGTAACTCTTGAAACGGTAAATAACTACCTTTACATCAAGCAAAAAAACTCAAAATACAAACTTCCTATGTATAAATTTGAAGATTTTCCTAAATTTCCAACTGTAGAAGGAAAGAGTAAATTTGACATAGATGCGATAATG
This Campylobacter sp. RM16192 DNA region includes the following protein-coding sequences:
- the dnaA gene encoding chromosomal replication initiator protein DnaA — protein: MLANEVLELLGHEILKSEYECYIKQLKFNEKASNSEVIVFNAPNELIAKFIQTKYAGKIAHLFEVKTGAKPHINITSQKSKPQIKNAKVDVNQIKAQSSLLNPSYTFENFVVGDSNQYAYITSKSAAEQLGKAYNPLFIYGPTGLGKTHLLQSVGNFCLNNGKVVICITSEQFITDFTYHINNHSMQRFREKYRNCDVLLIDDVQFLGKTDKIQEEFFHTFNELHSKNGQIVMTSDRQPKHLKGFEDRLRTRFEWGIIADITPPELDTKIAIIKKKCEFDKIYLTKDVIEYIATNMGDNIREIESAIINLNAYATLMRQEISLEFAKNILRDQIKEKRENINLENIIEIVSKELNIKPSEIKSKSRVKNIVEARRIVIYLAKNLTPNSMPQIASYFNMKDHSAVSHNIKKINEMINEDEYFKIKVEEIKNKILTKG